Proteins encoded together in one Impatiens glandulifera chromosome 1, dImpGla2.1, whole genome shotgun sequence window:
- the LOC124920524 gene encoding clavaminate synthase-like protein At3g21360 has translation MMAKNFFFVETKSLPQQKLYDEGRIVFPAVLSSPNSNITVNPSDLIEAIKDQKSWIDSVLHQSGAIMFRGFNLTTASHFNDVVEAFGFDELPYVGGAAPRTNVVGRVFTANESPPDQKIPFHHEMAQVPEFPSKLFFFCEVEPCSGGETPIVLSHIVYQKMKERHPDFVQELEEKGLIYTRVLGEDDDPSSPIGRGWKSTFLTQDKTVADQRAAKLGMKLEWQEDGTVKSIMGPIPAIKVDNSRTRDRKIWFNSMVAAYTGWKDDRNDPVKAVTFGDGTPLPADTIHDCLRILEEESVAIPWKNGDVLLLDNLAVLHSRRSFQPPRRILASLCK, from the exons ATGATGGCCAAGAACTTCTTCTTCGTAGAAACCAAGTCATTACCTCAGCAGAAGTTGTACGATGAAGGACGAATCGTATTCCCAGCCGTATTATCATCACCCAATTCGAACATCACTGTAAACCCATCTGACTTAATCGAGGCCATCAAGGATCAGAAGTCATGGATCGACTCAGTTCTCCATCAAAGTGGGGCAATCATGTTCAGGGGATTCAACTTGACTACTGCCTCCCACTTCAACGACGTTGTTGAGGCTTTTGGATTCGATGAGTTGCCTTATGTCGGCGGCGCCGCCCCTAGAACGAACGTTGTCGGTCGGGTCTTCACTGCCAACGAATCCCCGCCAGATCAGAAGATCCCCTTTCACCATGAGATGGCCCAG GTTCCTGAGTTCCCATCAAAACTGTTCTTCTTCTGTGAAGTAGAACCATGCAGTGGAGGGGAAACTCCAATTGTTCTTAGCCATATCGTTTACCAGAAGATGAAAGAAAGGCATCCTGATTTTGTGCAGGAATTGGAAGAGAAGGGATTGATCTATACACGGGTTCTTGGAGAAGATGATGATCCTTCTTCCCCAATTGGAAGAGGATGGAAATCAACATTTTTAACCCAAGACAAGACTGTAGCAGATCAAAG GGCTGCAAAGTTGGGGATGAAGTTGGAATGGCAAGAAGATGGAACAGTGAAGTCAATAATGGGACCAATTCCCGCAATTAAGGTAGACAACAGTAGAACAAGGGATAGAAAGATTTGGTTCAACAGCATGGTAGCTGCTTATACAGGATGGAAAGATGACAGGAACGACCCTGTCAAGGCGGTGACATTCGGTGATGGGACGCCTCTCCCAGCCGACACTATCCACGACTGCTTGAGAATACTGGAGGAGGAATCTGTTGCCATTCCCTGGAAAAACGGCGATGTTCTGCTTCTTGACAACTTGGCTGTCCTCCATTCCCGACGTTCATTCCAACCACCCCGTCGTATTCTTGCCTCGCTATGCAAGTGA